The following coding sequences are from one Terriglobales bacterium window:
- a CDS encoding AGE family epimerase/isomerase, whose protein sequence is ELVDLLEQRAHDNQYGGYREFFRPDWTIASASEVGYLGLPADLKLMNTHLHLLEAYTLFFRATGLPLARQRILNLIHILSQSVVRGEFGTCTDLHRADWQPLLSGNFGRTSYGHVLENISLLIDSSETIGLSNSHIIETHKILFNYCLKYGYDRSHGGFYESGSLGKPADNLNKTWWVQAEALWSALQMYRVTRDFAYLGIFSQTWEFVNRRQIDWRYGEWYEQVTRWRIVKGDKGHIWKAGYHQGRAMIECLRILHECA, encoded by the coding sequence GCGAATTGGTCGACTTGTTGGAACAGCGAGCGCACGATAACCAGTATGGCGGATATCGCGAGTTTTTCCGTCCGGATTGGACCATCGCGTCGGCATCTGAAGTCGGTTATCTCGGATTGCCGGCCGACCTCAAGCTAATGAACACACACCTTCATTTGCTCGAGGCTTACACTCTCTTCTTTCGCGCGACTGGTCTGCCGCTGGCACGCCAGCGAATCCTAAACCTCATTCATATCCTGAGCCAATCCGTAGTCCGTGGGGAGTTCGGCACCTGCACGGACCTTCATCGCGCGGACTGGCAACCTCTGCTCTCGGGAAATTTCGGGCGCACATCCTATGGACATGTGCTCGAAAACATCTCTCTGCTGATCGACTCCTCGGAGACGATAGGGTTATCAAACAGCCACATCATCGAGACCCACAAGATCTTGTTCAACTATTGCTTGAAGTATGGATACGACAGAAGCCATGGTGGATTCTACGAGAGCGGCAGCCTGGGAAAGCCGGCCGACAACTTGAACAAGACCTGGTGGGTGCAGGCCGAAGCTCTTTGGAGCGCCTTGCAAATGTATCGCGTGACCCGGGATTTCGCTTATCTCGGCATCTTCAGTCAGACTTGGGAGTTCGTGAATCGCCGTCAGATCGATTGGAGGTATGGCGAGTGGTACGAGCAAGTCACGCGTTGGCGAATAGTTAAGGGCGACAAAGGCCACATCTGGAAGGCAGGCTACCACCAAGGAAGAGCCATGATTGAGTGCCTGAGGATATTACATGAGTGTGCCTAG
- a CDS encoding DUF6326 family protein has product MENIRVRLSMLWLFATLNYIYADVFFCVDVLGSKKGSIGVIHFSPGAWVGIAVLMEIPMAMILLSRILKPRANRWANIVVGIIETAAVLLTSFILPILKITGTSSYYLFFGTIEVACTSLIVWYAWRWSRETAPRIEPSGQPLPLQQLSS; this is encoded by the coding sequence ATGGAAAACATTCGAGTCAGGCTCTCAATGTTATGGCTGTTTGCGACGCTCAACTATATCTATGCAGATGTGTTTTTCTGTGTTGACGTCTTGGGGTCGAAGAAAGGAAGTATCGGCGTTATCCATTTTTCCCCGGGAGCGTGGGTAGGAATCGCGGTACTCATGGAGATCCCGATGGCCATGATTCTGCTGTCGCGAATCCTGAAGCCCAGAGCAAATCGCTGGGCGAACATCGTCGTGGGCATAATAGAAACTGCCGCTGTTCTCTTGACCAGTTTCATCCTACCCATCCTCAAAATCACGGGAACAAGTTCTTACTATTTGTTCTTTGGAACGATAGAAGTGGCTTGTACTTCACTGATCGTTTGGTACGCATGGAGATGGTCGAGAGAAACCGCCCCCCGAATTGAGCCTTCCGGCCAGCCCTTGCCCCTGCAGCAATTGAGCTCCTAA
- a CDS encoding fumarylacetoacetate hydrolase family protein, which translates to MKTCHFLHAGQPTYGLIEPVAGREAITRVFAHRTAESGPPDEDAPTQKVQPVPLLEVKLLAPVRPSKIVCVGRNYAAHAQELGNEVPSEILIFLKPPSSVIGPGETIIRPRLSERVDHEGELAVIIGKTCHKLADDQDVREFIHGYTCLNDVTARDLQKTDGQWTRAKGFDTFCPMGPLVTDEIDPWAGVTVECRVNGEVKQQSDTTQFIFPLDQIIRYIATVMTLAPGDLIATGTPAGISPLKAGDVVEVSCGGVGTLSNPVADES; encoded by the coding sequence ATGAAAACCTGCCACTTTCTCCATGCTGGACAGCCGACTTACGGTCTGATCGAGCCCGTCGCTGGGCGCGAAGCCATCACGCGGGTATTTGCGCATCGTACCGCGGAGTCCGGTCCGCCCGATGAAGACGCGCCCACGCAGAAAGTTCAGCCGGTCCCGCTGCTGGAGGTGAAGCTTCTGGCCCCGGTGCGGCCCTCCAAGATCGTGTGTGTGGGCCGGAACTATGCGGCGCACGCACAGGAATTGGGGAACGAGGTTCCCAGCGAGATTCTGATTTTCCTGAAGCCTCCGTCATCCGTGATCGGGCCCGGGGAGACGATCATCCGACCCAGGCTGTCGGAGCGCGTCGACCACGAGGGAGAACTTGCAGTTATCATCGGCAAGACCTGTCACAAACTGGCAGACGACCAGGATGTCCGCGAGTTCATTCATGGCTACACGTGCTTAAACGATGTGACCGCCCGCGACCTGCAGAAGACAGATGGGCAGTGGACGCGGGCCAAGGGCTTCGACACTTTCTGCCCCATGGGACCACTGGTAACCGATGAAATCGATCCCTGGGCGGGGGTGACGGTCGAGTGCCGGGTCAACGGCGAGGTGAAGCAGCAGAGCGACACAACGCAGTTTATTTTTCCGCTGGATCAGATTATCCGCTACATCGCGACAGTGATGACGCTGGCGCCCGGCGACCTGATCGCCACCGGCACTCCCGCCGGAATCAGTCCGCTGAAGGCGGGGGATGTAGTCGAGGTGAGCTGCGGGGGAGTGGGGACGCTGAGCAATCCGGTAGCGGATGAAAGCTAG
- a CDS encoding type II toxin-antitoxin system VapC family toxin, with protein MIVDTSALIAILRDETDAEIYAQAIAKASVRRVSAANYVETAMVIDASRDPIASRRLDDFFREAGLIIEPVTEAQARVAREAYRDFGKTSGHPAKLNFGDSFAYALARALNEPLLFKGRDFAHTDVAPAIQ; from the coding sequence GTGATTGTCGACACCTCGGCTCTCATTGCCATTCTGCGCGACGAAACTGATGCCGAAATTTATGCGCAGGCTATCGCGAAGGCGAGCGTCCGGCGTGTATCGGCGGCTAATTATGTGGAAACAGCCATGGTCATTGACGCGAGCCGCGATCCTATCGCAAGCCGGCGGCTGGATGATTTCTTTCGAGAAGCAGGGCTCATTATCGAACCAGTAACCGAAGCTCAGGCCCGAGTTGCTCGTGAAGCGTATCGCGACTTTGGTAAGACCAGCGGACATCCGGCAAAGCTCAATTTTGGCGACTCTTTCGCCTATGCTTTGGCAAGGGCATTGAATGAACCGTTATTGTTCAAAGGCAGGGATTTTGCGCACACAGACGTAGCGCCCGCCATCCAATGA
- a CDS encoding type II toxin-antitoxin system VapB family antitoxin, protein MTLNIKNEETHKLATQLAKLTGESMTEAVTKAVRERLERVRANRGSGLADRLLRIGRDCATHLKEPYRSIAHEDLLYDERGLPK, encoded by the coding sequence ATGACGCTGAACATCAAGAATGAAGAGACACACAAATTGGCGACTCAATTAGCCAAGCTGACTGGCGAGAGTATGACGGAGGCGGTCACCAAGGCAGTTCGCGAGCGGCTGGAACGAGTCCGAGCCAATCGCGGCAGCGGACTGGCCGATCGTTTGTTACGAATCGGCAGAGATTGTGCGACGCACCTGAAAGAGCCTTATCGATCTATAGCCCATGAAGATCTGCTCTATGACGAAAGAGGACTACCGAAGTGA